The following nucleotide sequence is from Synechococcus sp. KORDI-52.
CCCGCTGAGGTCGTAGATGTCGGCCCCGGTGATCTCCACCGGCACCAGGCTGCCCGGCGCGGCCTGCTGACCATCGGCGCCGGGTAGCACCCGAACTTCACCGTCCACTTCGGGCGCAAAGCGGGCGCAGCGACCGATCATCTCGCCGGTTTGCGGATTGTGCTGTTCGATGAGCACGTCAACAGTGCGCCCCACCCAGCGGCTGTTCCGTTCCGCCGAAATGGGTTGTTGCAGAGCCATCAGGGCATCCTTGCGGGTTTGGGCTATCTCGGGATCGACGCGATCAGGCAGGTCCGCCGCTGCCGTGCCGTCCTCCGGCGAGAAGGTGAATACCCCCACGTGATCGAAGCGTTGGCGCTCAAGGAAACGCATCAGGTGCTGGAAGTGCTCCTCGGTTTCGCCGGGGAACCCCACGATCAGCGTGGTGCGCAGCACCGCGTCGGGGAGTTGGTCGCGGATCTGATCCAGCAGGCGGTCGTTCACATCCGCTTGCCAGGGTCGGTTCATCGCCCGCAGCACCTCCGGATGGCTGTGCTGCAACGGCAGATCCAGATAAGGCACCACATTGGGCACTTCCCGGTAAGCCGCCAGCACGTCTGGGGTCAGCCCGGTGGGATAGGCGTAGTGCACCCGGATCCAGGGGATTTCAACCTCGCCCAGGGCCCGCAGCAGATCCGCCAGCTTGGGTTTGCCGTAGAGGTCCAGGCCGTAGTTGGTGGTGATTTGGCTGATCAGGATCAGCTCCTGCACCCCCTGTTCCGCCAGTTGGTGGGCCTCGGCCACGATGGATTCGATCGGTCGGCTGCGCTGATCCCCCCGCAGCTTCGGAATGATGCAGAAAGCGCAGCGGTAGTCGCAGCCTTCGGCAACCTTGAGGAAGGCCACCGCCTGGTCGGTGGTGCGTTGGCGTGGCAGGTGTTCGTCACCCACAAAGGTGGGAACGGCGCTGACCTGATTGACACGCTCCCCCGCTTCCACCCGCTGCAACACATCCACGATGTGCTGGTAGTCGCCGGTTCCCACGATGGCTTTGGCCTCGGGGATCGACTCCAGCAACTCCTCCTGGAAATGTTGGGCCAGGCATCCCGCGATGATCAACTCCTTGCCCTGTTCCGCCAGTCCCACCAGGGTGCGCACCGATTCCTCGCGGGCGTCCTGGATGAAGCTGCAGGTGTTAACCACCACCACGGCGGCATCGCATTCATCGGTGCTGACGCCGTAGCCCGCTTCCGCCAGCAGCCCCACCATGTGCTCGGTGTCCACTCGATTTTTCTCGCAGCCCAGGTGGGCGAAGGCGACCGTCGGTTTCGTCGGGGTGCTTGTCATCACGTCGCCGGCAGGCCAAGGATCAGCCTACGAAGCGGCCTGATCACGCCGGAACTGACAGAATCCGATCACTTGAAGATCAAGGATGGGCACCACCCGTCTCGTGAGCCGACGACGCCAGGATTCCGGCGCCAAATGGGCACGCATCGCCATGGCGGTGCTGGCCACTGCGGGGCTGATCGACACCGGTTCGATCACCCTGAAGCGCTGGGGTTTGCTCGGCAATCTCACCTGTCCGATGGGGGCCGACGGTTGCGACAAGGTGCTCAACAGTGCCTGGGGGACGGTCTTCTCAGGGATTCCGTTGTCGATGGTGGGGGTGCTGGCCTACGGCGCCGTGCTGCTGATGGCCTTGCTGCCCTTGCTGCCGGGCTTGCAGGAAAACAAAAGTGACCTGTCGCGCCGCACCTGGTGGGGCCTGTTCACGGTCTCCCTGGCCATGGCTGTTTTCAGCGGCGTGCTGCTGGGGGTGATGTTGCTCAAGATTCAGGCCTTCTGCTTCTTCTGCGTTCTTTCTGCAGGCCTTTCCCTGGCCTTGTTCGTGTTGTCCATCGTTGGTGGCGGTTGGGACGACCTGGGCCAGCTGCTGTTCCGAGGTGTTCTCCTGGCTCTGGCGGTGCTGCTGGGGGGCTTGATCTGGGCGTCGGTGGTGGATCCGAATCGACCCGAGGCCGTGGCCAGCGGATCCCGGGCTGCTCCGCTCGTCACCACCGAAAGCACGCCCGCCTCGATCGCCTTGGCTGAGCACCTCACCAGCAGTGGTGCCGTGATGTATTCCGCCTACTGGTGCCCCCATTGCCATGAGCAGAAGGAACTGTTCGGCAAGCAGGCCTCGAAGCAGCTCAAGGTGGTGGAGTGCGCGCCGGACGGTGAGAACAACCAGGCCGATCTTTGTCGCAGCAAAGCGCTGGAGGGCTTCCCCAGCTGGGAGATCAACGGCAGCATCGATTCCGGTGTGAAAGGGCTCGACACCCTGGCGGAACTCAGCGGCTACAAGGGTGACACCGACTTCTGAATCAGGGATGTCCTAGTCCCGGACGGCACGGGTGATGATGGCCTTCTGACGCTGCTGCCGCGAATGCTGGCGCCATTGCGGCAAGGGCGCAGGTGCATCACTGCGGAAGTGTCCTCCACGGCTTTCGCCGCGAAACAGGCAGGCTTGCAGCATCAAACGGCTGGTCAGCAACCTGTGGTGGAGATCCAGCAACAGGTTCAGATCGCGTCTGCTGTTCTCCGCTAACAGGCGGGGTGCGCTGGGCTCCTGCTGCAGCAACGCCTGCAGCAAAGCCTGTTGCTCTAACCGCTGTTCGTCCTCCTGCACCGTGGCCAGTGCCTCACGCAGGCCAGCGGAGGATCGCTCCACCCCAGCCCGTCGCCAGCAGAGTTGTCGCAGCCGTTCGATCGCGTCGATCAATTGCGAACTGCTGCTGCCGTCGAGGTCCAAGGTGAGCGGCTGCACTGAGCTTGTGGCGAGGGCCGTGGGGGCGGGGCCGAGTTCGATCTCCTTGAGACGATGGGCGAACACCAGGCACTCCATCAGGGAATTGCTCGCCAGCCGGTTGGCGCCATGCAGGCCGGTGCAGGCCACTTCTCCTACGGCATAGAGACCAGGCAGCGTGGTGGCGGCCTGCAGGTCTGTGGCCACCCCTCCCATCCAGTAGTGGGCTGCTGGGGCCACGGGGATCGGCCGTTCCAATGGATTGAGTCCGAGTTCGTCGCAGCGGTCCAGGATTGTTGGAAAGCGTCTCTCCACCTGGTCGCGCGGGATGGTGGCGAAGTCGAGCCACATCTGTTTCACGCGCTGCCGCTGCATGGCCTGCATCAAGGCCCGGCTCACCTGGTCCCGCGGTGAGAGGTCGCGTTGGGGCAGGTGGGCCACAGGGCTGCCCCCCTGGGCATCCACCAGCACCCCGCCCTCACCGCGAACGGCTTCGGAGATCAGAAAGCAGGGGGCGTCATCCAGGCGGATGGCGGTGGGATGGAACTGCACGAATTCCAGATCCTCCACGGCTGCGCCCGCTTGCCAGGCGAGGGCGATGCCTTCGCCGCAGGCCTGGGCAGGGTTGGTGGTGTTGGCGAACAGATGGCCGCCGCCGCCACTGGCCAGTACCACGGCCCGGGCTTCGATCCCGTGCAGATGTGCTCCATCCAGCACCTGCACGCCGCAACAGCGCCCATCGCGCACCAGCAACTGGGTGACGCGAACGCCGCGACGATGCAGCAACCCTGGCCGTTGCTCAACACGGTCTCGAAGCACATCCACGAGCGCCCGTCCTGTGCGGTCCTGCACGTGCAGCACCCGTCGGTGGCTGTGGGCCGCTTCCAGCGTGGTGGACAGACCGTTTTGATCCCGGTCGAAGGCCATGCCCAGTTGCCCCAGGCGTTCCACGCAATGGGGTGCCTCCTGCACCAGCAGCCGTACGGCATCGCCGTCGCACAGCCCTGCCCCTGCCAAGACGGTGTCTTCGGCATGGCTCTCGGCGCTGTCTTCCTTGCGGGTTACCGCAGCGATACCCCCCTGGGCCCAGCGGCTGGAAGAGCGTCGCCCCGTGTTGCGATTTAGCAGAAGGACCTTGAGCCCAGGGGGCAGGTCAAGGCAGGTCATCAAGCCTGCAGCCCCGGCACCGATCACCACCACGTCCCAAGGACCTGAAGGGATGGGATCAGAGCTGCGGGGCTGGGCCATCAAGGGGACAAAAAAACCGCCGGTTGTCCGGCGGTTCAAACAGTCACAGTCAATGTGACGGAGTCATCAATCAGCGGTACTGGCCATCGTTGATGCGGTCGTCTCCTTCATTCAACGCAATGGAGGGGGGTGTGACGGTGAAGTTGTCGCGGTATTTGGCGAAAAGTTCCTGCTGACGCTCGGTCAGATCAAGAGAGAGCACGTCATCCACGCTGTCATAGGGACCGCCGAGAACGATTTTTCCAGCCATCGTCGGGTACATCCCAGGGAATTGCTGGAAGCGCCGTACGGAGGAATTGTTCAGGTCGACCTTGCCTTCACGTTCAGCAATCTTGTCGTCAACAACGTTGCGGATCACGTTGCCGGAATACTTGTCGCGAAGGTCGTCGTCGGCATAGACACTGCTTGGAAGCACAAGACCTGCCATCAGACTTGCCATCAACAGTGCGCCGGTCAGCCAGCTCAGAAGCCGCTTCATCTCAACTCTCGATCAGGGGTCAGAACGGGTCGACCGGCAATGCCGGCAGAGGAAGACTACAAGTCCTAGCGCCCCTGCCTCCCCTGCTCGGAGGTAGTTTTTGCAGTTCGTTTCACTCGATCAGGCCACTGAGCCCGGGTTGCACCAATGCTGAGAGCAGGAACAAGCCATCCACCCAAAGGGTGGTGATCAACACAGCCGCCGCCATGGTTCCGGCCCCAGCCACCAAGCTCTGGCTGCTCCTGTTCAGCCAACGCCCGGCCATCAGAACCAGACCGGCGGCCACGACAAGGATGGCCAGAGGAAGGGGGTGAAGAAGATGTAAGCCTGCTTGATGCAGAAGCAGTGGTGCTTGGTCAAGAGAGGCTGTGACCACCTCCGGCCAGAACTGCATCACTCCGGTGGCCGCCATCGCCAGATCCGTGCAGGCTGTGCCCACCAGAGAGGACAAATAAAACGTCGCTGCAAGGCGCCAGCGTCCCTGAAGGCCGCCTAACGCCAAGGGCAGAGCGAAGGCTTCCACCGGGATGTGCAGGACGGGGTGGGCTCGCAGCCATCCCCAGAAAATGCAACCCGCCAGCCAGCTGCCGCTGAAGCCGATCAAGATGGAACCCAGCTCAGAGGTCGTTTCTGAGCGGCTCTGATGCATCACCAGGCCAGCTGCGATCAAGACGCCCGTGAACAAGGTGGCCGAAAAAGGATTCAGACGAACCCAGGGGGCCTGTAGGAACACCGGCAGCACCACCATTGCAGCGGCAATGCGAGCCACGGGGAAGGACCACGACCGAGCGGGGGCTGTGGTTTGCCAGGTGCCGCCGATCAAGTCCCTCTTGTGAAGAAAGTCCCGGAACCTTAGAAGACATCATCAAGTGGCGCGGCTGACATTCCCTCCTCGTGCGCTGGGGATACCGTCAGGGCGACATCTGTTGTGTTGATGGCGGACCCCTCTGCATCCATCACTCTGCTGGAGGCCTGCTGGCGCGATCTGGTGTTGGGGGTGGTTCAAGGACTCACCGAATTTCTGCCGATCAGCAGCACGGCCCACCTGAAAGTGGTTCCTGTGCTTTTGGGGTGGGGCGACCCGGGTGTCTCCGCGACCGCCGCAATCCAGCTGGGCAGCATCGTTGCCGTCGTTGCCTATTTCCGCATTGATCTCTGCCAGGTCCTGCGGGGCATCAGTCGCGCCATTCGCCATGGCCAGTGGCGGGAACCCGAGGCCCGTCTGGGACTCGCCATGGCCGTCGGCACCCTGCCGATCCTGGTGGTCGGTCTTGCGATCAAATTTGCCTGGGCCGGGGGTTACGAACAGTCGCCGATGCGCAGTGTTCCCTCCATTGCCATCGTCTCGATCGTGATGGCGTTGCTGCTGGCCCTGGCTGAACGGGTTGGGGCGCGGCGCAAGCCCCTTTCAACCGTGTCGGGCCGGGATGGCCTCATGGTGGGGTTGGCCCAGGCGTTCGCCCTGCTCCCGGGGGTGTCGCGCTCCGGCAGCACCCTCACGGCGGCTTTGTTCGACGGTTGGCAGCGGGCCGATGCAGCACGCTTTTCCTTTCTATTGGGCATCCCCGCCATCACCATTGCGGGGCTTGTGGAGCTCAAGGATGCTCTGGCTGCCAGCCCTGGCACTGGGCCCCTGCCGTTGCTCGTCGGAATTGTTTCGGCTGCGGTGGTGTCGTGGCTGGCAATCGATTGGTTGCTGAAGTTTCTGCAGCGCAACAGCACGCGGATCTTTGTTGTTTACCGGCTGCTGTTTGGGCTGCTGCTGCTGGTCTGGTGGGGCGTTCACGGCGCACACTGAGTTCAGATGAAGCCGGCTTGTGTGGAATGAGCCATCCGCCGGGGTTGCTGTTGCAGCTCTGGATCCAAACAGCAGTGGTCGTCAACCGCAGCCCGCGGTTGTGGCCTCCGTGGAAGCCGACTCGATCGGGGAGGAGCTGGGTTTTGAACCGGGCGATCAGTTGCTCAGCATCAATGGAATCCGACCGCGGGATCTGATCGATTACCGCTACCTCTGCGTGGACGAGGAGCTTTGCCTGGAGGTGCGTGACGCGAAGGGTGCGTTGCATCGGGTGGAGTTGGAGAAAGACGCCGATGACGGTCTCGGCCTGGCGTTCACCGAGGCTCTGTTCGACGGCTTGCGCCAGTGCAACAACAACTGTCCGTTCTGTTTCATTGATCAGCAGCCTCCAGGTCGGCGCGACAGCCTCTACCTCAAAGACGACGATTACCGGCTGAGTTTTCTTTATGGCTCTTATCTGACCCTGACCAACCTGGGCGAGGCCGACTGGCAGCGGATTGAGGAGCAACGTCTGTCGCCGTTGTTTGTTTCGGTGCATGCCACGGATCCCGAGCTGCGCTCTCGCTTGCTTGTGAACCCGCGTGCCGCCCAGGTGATGGATCAGCTCGCCTGGTTTGACCAGCGTGATCTTCAGATCCATGCCCAGGTTGTGGTCTGCCCGGGGCTGAATGACGGTCCTGCCCTGGAGAGAACGCTTAACGACCTGGCCTCCTTCGCGGCTGGCCCTTGGCCGGCGGTGCTGTCTGCAGCGGTGGTACCGGTGGGACTCACCCGTTTCAGGCCTGCGGACGATGGCCTTGTTCCTGTCGATCCCGCCTGCGCCCGCAGGGTGATAGCTCAGGTTGAACCCATGCAGCAGCGCTTCCAGAAGGTTTTGGGCACCCGTTTTGCCTGGCTTTCGGATGAGTGGTACCTGGTGGCGGGGTTGCCATTGCCGCCCAGGGATGACTACGAAGATCTTCCGCAGCAGGAAAATGGCGTGGGCAGCATCCGCGCGTTCCTCGAAGCCTTGGACGTTGCCACTGAGGATTTGCCCCGTTCAGTTCCCCAAACCCGTCGTTGCAGCTGGGTGGTCGGTCAGATCGTGGCTCAGGCGTTGCAACCCGTGGCCGATCGGCTGAATGGCATTGAAGGTGTTGAGTTTCATCTGATCGGGCTGCCGAGCCCCTACTGGGGGCAGGAGCAAGTGGTGACCGGCCTGCTGACGGGCCAGGATCTGCTCAGTGGCTTGCAGGGCCGTGATCTGGGTGATGAACTACTCCTGCCGTCGGTGATGTTGCGGCAAGGGCAGCCCCTGTTTCTGGATGACATGACCTTGGAATCCTTGGCCGCGCAGCTCCCGGTTCCCATTCGGATCGTGAAAGGGGCGGCTGATGTCGTGGCCTCTGTTCTGGGCGCCGTAGGAAAAAGTCCTTATGCTCCGTGAAATTCTTCAAGTCTTGTGCGTCGGATCACCGCTGGTATTTGTCTCATTGCAGGCGTTTTCTCCACAGGTGTTTCCCCTGCTCTCAGCGATGAGGTCACTGAAGATCAATCAGCGTTGACGGACCAATCCACACTGCCTGATGCCATCGAGTTGAAGGGTGGTCGGCCTCAAGCCGATCCATCCGTCGTGGCACCGCCCCTTGATGTTTTGCCGCCTCCTCTCGACCAATTGGCGGCTCCCCCTTCCCTGGCGCTCCCTGATGAAACGTCTCAGGTGCGCATCAAGGAATTGCGTCCTCTCACCCTGGAGGAAGTTCTGCAGCTGGCCGAGGTCAATAGCCCAACCCTGAAGGCGGCCGCCAGCCAAGTGGATCAGGCCAAGTCTTCTTTGCGCGAAGCAATTTCCGCTTGGTATCCCACCATTGATCTCACGGCCTCCGCTCTTCCTGAATATTTCAACTCGTATTCCTACCAAAATCCGGATTTCGTTCCGGACCGTGTTGTCAGGAAGCCCACAGGCCGGGTGAATCCTGTCACCGGTGAGGAAATCACCCGTCCCGTTAGGAAGGATGGTTTCAATGAGCGTTACGGCCGTGAGTGGCGCGTTAATGCCAGCCTGGAAGTGAGATGGGATCTGATCAATCCCCGACGGGTTCCTCAGATTGCTGCAGCTCGGGATCGCTTCGAGCGGGAGAGGAACACGTATCTCATCGCTTTGCGTGATCTTCGGCTTGACACGTCGACGGCTTACTTCGATCTTCAGGAAGCCGATGAAGGGGTACGCATTGGTCAGGCAGCCGTCAGATCGTCTTTGGTGAATCTTCGCGATGCGCGTGCTCGTTACAACGCAGGTGTGAACACGAAGTTGGAGGTTCTGGAAGCGGAGACCCAGTTGGCTCGCGACCGCAACACCCTGACCACCAACCTCGGCAGGCAGGATTTGAGCCGTCGCAATCTGTCAAGAGAGCTTGATCTCCCTCAGGACATCACTCCAACCGCCGCGACACCTGCACGACCTTTCGGCCTCTGGGAGCCCTCTCTCCAGGAAAGCATTGTTGCTGCCTACAACTTCCGAGAGGAACTCGATCGCTTGATTCTGGATATTTCGATCAACAACAGCCAAGCCAATGATTCTTTGGCTGCGGTACAGCCCGTTCTCAGTTTCGTTAATACCACCACGGCTTCCCGCAATGAGGGCCAAACCAACCAGCCATCCCGTAGTGACATCGACATGGGCGATTTCACCTACGGCGTTCAGAACGCCACGGCATTGACGGCGTCCTGGCGATTGTTTGATGGTGGTCGTGCTCGCGCCGGTTACCGACGTTTCAAGCAGGCCGCTGAACAGAGTCGCTTCAATTTCGCTAACACCCGTGATCAGATCCGCTTTGAGGTAGAGGAAAGCTTCATTGGTTTGCGAACCGCCATGCAGAACATCGAAACCACCTCCAGCGAGGTGATGTCCTCACGGGAGTCTCTGCGTTTGTCCCAGCTTCGGGTTCAGGCTGGCGTCAGCACGCAGCGTGAAGTTGTGGACAACCAGCGTGATCTCACCCAAGCAGAGTTTCGTTACGCCGGGGCGATTCGCGACTACAACACCAACCTGGCTCGGTTGAGACGCCGTACAGGTCTGGATGCCTTGATTGCCTGTGATGCCGTGTCGAGACCTTCCACCAAGCCTGAACCTGGTCAACTATCGATTCCCATTGAGCCAACACCACTGAAGTCAGCCTGCCCCTTGGCGATCGCTCCAGAGTCGTCGCTCAATCAGAATGAGAGCAGTCCTGTTCAGCCTCTGTGGTGACGTTGGTGCTCAGTGACGATCAACTGAGCGCCGTCCATCTTTTGCTGGATCGCATTCGTGCCCGTCAGCTTGATGACTTTGGCCAGATTGGATCCGATGTGAAGCCAGACGGTTCCCTGATCACCGACTGTGATCGTTGGAGTGATGCGGCTTTGGTTCAGGGTCTGGCCAGGATTGCGCCAGGTGAGGGGGTCCTCAGCGAGGAGGGCAGCAAACTAGTTCCGAACACGCAGGCGTACTGGGTGGTGGATCCCCTGGATGGCACCACCAACTTTGCGGCGGGTATTCCCTATTGGGCGATTTCGGTGGCTCGCTTCACTGAAGGCCGTCCCAGTGAGGTGTTTCTGGATGTTCCAGCACTGGGGCAGCGCTTTGTTGCATTGCGGGGGCGTGGCGCCACACGAAACAATCAACCGCTCACAACTGAGACACGGGCGTTGACCACCAGTGCCTGTGTTTCCCTGTGCAGCCGCTCGATTCGTGTCTTGCAGCGCAAACCCGATCAGCGATTTCCCGGCAAAATTCGTTTGTTGGGTGTCGCCAGCCTCAATCTGGTGAGTGTGGCCATGGGGCAGACCATCGCTTCATTGGAAGCAACTCCAAAAATCTGGGATCTGGCGGCAGCCTGGTTGGTGCTGGATGAACTGGGCTGTCCGATTCGCTGGTTGGATGCGGATCCAGCACAGCTGTCTGCAGGCGAGGATGTTGCTGAACGTGGTTTCCCCGTTCTGGCTGCCGGTTCGTGGGCCCAGTTGGCGCGTTTCCTCCCTTGGGGTGAGGCTCTGTTGCAGCCTTGAACAGCGCCCATTGCGCAAGCGTGGATATTGGTGTTAGTGTTTTGTCTTGCGCAGGAGCCGCGAGGCTGTTGTGCAAGCCGAAGCGCTAGAGGCGAAAGTCTTGAGGTGTCTGAGGCGTCTTACGAGACCAAGAGGGAGCGATCCCACGGTGTTGTAAGTTCTTCAAGCGGTCGCGAGAGGCCGCGATGACCAGCCAGCCGAACTCCTGAGAGGGAGTGAAGACAGGTTTGGTCGTACCTGGACAATTGAAAAGTTTAGGAACTGACGCTTTCATCGCGTTTGGTTCTGAGCCGAGCTGCAAGGTGAGGCGAGGGACTGAATGAAAGAGCGATGAAGGTGTGAGGTCCCGTCAACAATTTTTTTGTTGCTGAGAAGCAGTTTGCTGCAAGGGGAAGTTTTTCACGAAGCTTCTTTTTGCCGGTGTGCAAATTGTGGAGCGACAACCGGATCTGAGATCCTGGAAAGTCATTGACAGAGAAATCTAGAGATGCACTCTTAAGAACCCTTTTTGTGTCAGCGAAGAGGAGGCCTCAACTGTTGCCAGTTTGAACTGAGTGATGGGTGATGCAAATCATTTTGAGAATGTGAAAGCATTCAAGAGGGAATGATCTACAACGGAGAGTTTGATCCTGGCTCAGGATGAACGCTGGCGGCGTGCTTAACACATGCAAGTCGAACGAACCTTCGGGTTAGTGGCGGACGGGTGAGTAACGCGTGAGAATCTGCCCTCAGGAGGGGGATAACGGTTGGAAACGACCGCTAATACCCCATATGCCGCGAGGTGAAATGAATTTCGCCTGAGGATGAGCTCGCGTCTGATTAGCTAGTTGGTGTAGGTAATGGCTCACCAAGGCATCGATCAGTAGCTGGTCTGAGAGGATGATCAGCCACACTGGGACTGAGACACGGCCCAGACTCCTACGGGAGGCAGCAGTGGGGAATTTTCCGCAATGGGCGAAAGCCTGACGGAGCAACGCCGCGTGAGGGATGAAGGCCTCTGGGCTGTAAACCTCTTTTATCAAGGAAGAAGATCTGACGGTACTTGATGAATAAGCCACGGCTAATTCCGTGCCAGCAGCCGCGGTAATACGGGAGTGGCAAGCGTTATCCGGAATTATTGGGCGTAAAGCGTCCGCAGGCGGCCCTTCAAGTCTGCTGTTAAAGCGTGGAGCTTAACTCCATCATGGCAGTGGAAACTGTTGGGCTTGAGTGTGGTAGGGGCAGAGGGAATTCCCGGTGTAGCGGTGAAATGCGTAGATATCGGGAAGAACACCAGTGGCGAAGGCGCTCTGCTGGGCCATCACTGACGCTCATGGACGAAAGCCAGGGGAGCGAAAGGGATTAGATACCCCTG
It contains:
- the rimO gene encoding 30S ribosomal protein S12 methylthiotransferase RimO, which gives rise to MTSTPTKPTVAFAHLGCEKNRVDTEHMVGLLAEAGYGVSTDECDAAVVVVNTCSFIQDAREESVRTLVGLAEQGKELIIAGCLAQHFQEELLESIPEAKAIVGTGDYQHIVDVLQRVEAGERVNQVSAVPTFVGDEHLPRQRTTDQAVAFLKVAEGCDYRCAFCIIPKLRGDQRSRPIESIVAEAHQLAEQGVQELILISQITTNYGLDLYGKPKLADLLRALGEVEIPWIRVHYAYPTGLTPDVLAAYREVPNVVPYLDLPLQHSHPEVLRAMNRPWQADVNDRLLDQIRDQLPDAVLRTTLIVGFPGETEEHFQHLMRFLERQRFDHVGVFTFSPEDGTAAADLPDRVDPEIAQTRKDALMALQQPISAERNSRWVGRTVDVLIEQHNPQTGEMIGRCARFAPEVDGEVRVLPGADGQQAAPGSLVPVEITGADIYDLSGRIVGARAMVAAARRQG
- a CDS encoding vitamin K epoxide reductase family protein, whose product is MGTTRLVSRRRQDSGAKWARIAMAVLATAGLIDTGSITLKRWGLLGNLTCPMGADGCDKVLNSAWGTVFSGIPLSMVGVLAYGAVLLMALLPLLPGLQENKSDLSRRTWWGLFTVSLAMAVFSGVLLGVMLLKIQAFCFFCVLSAGLSLALFVLSIVGGGWDDLGQLLFRGVLLALAVLLGGLIWASVVDPNRPEAVASGSRAAPLVTTESTPASIALAEHLTSSGAVMYSAYWCPHCHEQKELFGKQASKQLKVVECAPDGENNQADLCRSKALEGFPSWEINGSIDSGVKGLDTLAELSGYKGDTDF
- the nadB gene encoding L-aspartate oxidase produces the protein MAQPRSSDPIPSGPWDVVVIGAGAAGLMTCLDLPPGLKVLLLNRNTGRRSSSRWAQGGIAAVTRKEDSAESHAEDTVLAGAGLCDGDAVRLLVQEAPHCVERLGQLGMAFDRDQNGLSTTLEAAHSHRRVLHVQDRTGRALVDVLRDRVEQRPGLLHRRGVRVTQLLVRDGRCCGVQVLDGAHLHGIEARAVVLASGGGGHLFANTTNPAQACGEGIALAWQAGAAVEDLEFVQFHPTAIRLDDAPCFLISEAVRGEGGVLVDAQGGSPVAHLPQRDLSPRDQVSRALMQAMQRQRVKQMWLDFATIPRDQVERRFPTILDRCDELGLNPLERPIPVAPAAHYWMGGVATDLQAATTLPGLYAVGEVACTGLHGANRLASNSLMECLVFAHRLKEIELGPAPTALATSSVQPLTLDLDGSSSSQLIDAIERLRQLCWRRAGVERSSAGLREALATVQEDEQRLEQQALLQALLQQEPSAPRLLAENSRRDLNLLLDLHHRLLTSRLMLQACLFRGESRGGHFRSDAPAPLPQWRQHSRQQRQKAIITRAVRD
- the psbU gene encoding photosystem II complex extrinsic protein PsbU, with the translated sequence MKRLLSWLTGALLMASLMAGLVLPSSVYADDDLRDKYSGNVIRNVVDDKIAEREGKVDLNNSSVRRFQQFPGMYPTMAGKIVLGGPYDSVDDVLSLDLTERQQELFAKYRDNFTVTPPSIALNEGDDRINDGQYR
- a CDS encoding DUF3120 domain-containing protein; this translates as MIGGTWQTTAPARSWSFPVARIAAAMVVLPVFLQAPWVRLNPFSATLFTGVLIAAGLVMHQSRSETTSELGSILIGFSGSWLAGCIFWGWLRAHPVLHIPVEAFALPLALGGLQGRWRLAATFYLSSLVGTACTDLAMAATGVMQFWPEVVTASLDQAPLLLHQAGLHLLHPLPLAILVVAAGLVLMAGRWLNRSSQSLVAGAGTMAAAVLITTLWVDGLFLLSALVQPGLSGLIE
- a CDS encoding undecaprenyl-diphosphate phosphatase translates to MADPSASITLLEACWRDLVLGVVQGLTEFLPISSTAHLKVVPVLLGWGDPGVSATAAIQLGSIVAVVAYFRIDLCQVLRGISRAIRHGQWREPEARLGLAMAVGTLPILVVGLAIKFAWAGGYEQSPMRSVPSIAIVSIVMALLLALAERVGARRKPLSTVSGRDGLMVGLAQAFALLPGVSRSGSTLTAALFDGWQRADAARFSFLLGIPAITIAGLVELKDALAASPGTGPLPLLVGIVSAAVVSWLAIDWLLKFLQRNSTRIFVVYRLLFGLLLLVWWGVHGAH
- a CDS encoding TIGR03279 family radical SAM protein; translated protein: MWNEPSAGVAVAALDPNSSGRQPQPAVVASVEADSIGEELGFEPGDQLLSINGIRPRDLIDYRYLCVDEELCLEVRDAKGALHRVELEKDADDGLGLAFTEALFDGLRQCNNNCPFCFIDQQPPGRRDSLYLKDDDYRLSFLYGSYLTLTNLGEADWQRIEEQRLSPLFVSVHATDPELRSRLLVNPRAAQVMDQLAWFDQRDLQIHAQVVVCPGLNDGPALERTLNDLASFAAGPWPAVLSAAVVPVGLTRFRPADDGLVPVDPACARRVIAQVEPMQQRFQKVLGTRFAWLSDEWYLVAGLPLPPRDDYEDLPQQENGVGSIRAFLEALDVATEDLPRSVPQTRRCSWVVGQIVAQALQPVADRLNGIEGVEFHLIGLPSPYWGQEQVVTGLLTGQDLLSGLQGRDLGDELLLPSVMLRQGQPLFLDDMTLESLAAQLPVPIRIVKGAADVVASVLGAVGKSPYAP
- a CDS encoding TolC family protein; the encoded protein is MRRITAGICLIAGVFSTGVSPALSDEVTEDQSALTDQSTLPDAIELKGGRPQADPSVVAPPLDVLPPPLDQLAAPPSLALPDETSQVRIKELRPLTLEEVLQLAEVNSPTLKAAASQVDQAKSSLREAISAWYPTIDLTASALPEYFNSYSYQNPDFVPDRVVRKPTGRVNPVTGEEITRPVRKDGFNERYGREWRVNASLEVRWDLINPRRVPQIAAARDRFERERNTYLIALRDLRLDTSTAYFDLQEADEGVRIGQAAVRSSLVNLRDARARYNAGVNTKLEVLEAETQLARDRNTLTTNLGRQDLSRRNLSRELDLPQDITPTAATPARPFGLWEPSLQESIVAAYNFREELDRLILDISINNSQANDSLAAVQPVLSFVNTTTASRNEGQTNQPSRSDIDMGDFTYGVQNATALTASWRLFDGGRARAGYRRFKQAAEQSRFNFANTRDQIRFEVEESFIGLRTAMQNIETTSSEVMSSRESLRLSQLRVQAGVSTQREVVDNQRDLTQAEFRYAGAIRDYNTNLARLRRRTGLDALIACDAVSRPSTKPEPGQLSIPIEPTPLKSACPLAIAPESSLNQNESSPVQPLW
- a CDS encoding inositol monophosphatase family protein, coding for MVTLVLSDDQLSAVHLLLDRIRARQLDDFGQIGSDVKPDGSLITDCDRWSDAALVQGLARIAPGEGVLSEEGSKLVPNTQAYWVVDPLDGTTNFAAGIPYWAISVARFTEGRPSEVFLDVPALGQRFVALRGRGATRNNQPLTTETRALTTSACVSLCSRSIRVLQRKPDQRFPGKIRLLGVASLNLVSVAMGQTIASLEATPKIWDLAAAWLVLDELGCPIRWLDADPAQLSAGEDVAERGFPVLAAGSWAQLARFLPWGEALLQP